The Solea senegalensis isolate Sse05_10M unplaced genomic scaffold, IFAPA_SoseM_1 scf7180000013710, whole genome shotgun sequence region ATAACAAGCAAAAATGCCACATATGAGGAAGTCAGCGTGATGAGTTTGAAACGTACCACTGACTTTGACAGAGAGAATCTGACTGTTGCCCTGGGTGGAGTCAGTTTTAATGCTGCGCTGTAATGTTATAAATATAGAATTGggcaaatcaaatcacataGACTCTTtgatatgaaaatgaataattaacagCTTTGATTGCACTGTTGCCATTTAAAGTGCTCCGTGGCAGGACACAGACAAGAGACTGAATACAGCTCAGTCTCACATATGTTTCATTTCTTGCAAAGAGATACCCTTATTGGATGTACACATACACCATACTGTGCATGTACATGTTTCCCATTATGTTCTGTATTTTGAGGAGTAATTATACTATATGGTCTATTATAGTATTGCTAAAAGAAAAAATTTGGCACactattatatatttatatgtatgtatataagtgcatatgtatgtatatatgtgcatatatatgtatatgtgtatatatatatctatatatttatatagatatatatatacatatatgtgtatataaatatatatatgtatatatatatatatatatatatgtatatatatataaaactagTACTAGGCACTAGTAGTTGTAGCATAAGTGTGAGTTGTTGTGGGTGGATAATGGCAGTGCCCATAACACCATAAAGAACACATTGCCTTCCTTCCTTATTACCCTGCTGGTCTGTCCCAGCGTGCACATTTTGCATTTCgtctcattttcttcatttgctcAAACGTTCAACATGTGGACTTGGGGTCAGTGTAACTAAAGTGTTGCTACATTGAAACATATACAGTAAGAGCAAAGGCAGGATTTtcagtgtctctttttttaacgATTTTGTTTCTTATCAACAGAACAGAGGAAAAAGTATTCCAACTCAAATTTTATTATGCAGGAGACGTCGCAGTATCATGTCGAGGTAAGTCCTCTTGTATAATGAATATCTAAGATTAGTAAAGTCAGTTTGACTTTGGCTCTGGAGGTTACAGTTGAAGTTGATCATTTTGTATTAtctgtagttttctttttatttacgTTTCTTTATATACTTTACTGTCACTGTAGTACCTGTTCACCTGACTGTTGACTCTCTCTCATACACTCCTGCACTTGCTCTCTCCTCCCGTGTCTCTCTTTTCTGTGGCCCCGTCTTGGGCCATTTTTGCCTTTATGGTTTTATTATGGCGACTTAGTCGGTCCTTAGTTGCCTATTTTATTGTTGTCCTGTTTTGTTTCGTTCTTTGCTGTTGGCTGGTGATCCCtctttctcttgttctctccttttcctactatttatttttactttaacataTTTGTTGTATTATCTGATTGTTGATATGTTGATATGTCTTTCTTGCTATTAAAGggaattttttttccctcttgccTAATGTTTGCTCATTGCGTGATCCTCTGGGCTTCTTTCTTCCTTGTCTTACCAGGCAAAACGCCTTGTAATATTTGATTAGGCTTGATTGGACTGTTAAGCACTTTGTAATACTGTTTGTTATAcaaaatgaagtttattgttaaattaatttcaaaaatgtcagtgagactcgtgtgaaaaacaaaataaaagcatggcAATTACTTTATAGTATGATACGTGCctgtatttttcatttcccagaaGGAAAAGCTGACAAATAATTTAATGTCCTGATAACATCTCATCTTTATCGCAATACAATCACAATAAAGCCATAAGGCAGCAGCAGTACTGACTTGATTTTGGCATGACTGAATCAGATACATGGTTCAGATCAGGGCTGTGATGATGAACTAtgtcctgtgtctgtgtgcacatgtcCTTTGTCACACATGCTTTGCTAATCACAGATAACACCTAAGCTGGCAGAGTTGTGGTTGTGAATATGTTCCACAGTGAGAAGGACTTCACTCTAGCCAGTCATTATGCAAATGATCACAACAAGACTGGTTGAGCACACtgtagatttttgtttttcggTTTCCTCTGATGGTGGTGGGCTATGAACAATttgtagaaaagaaaatgatcatataaataatatattattggGTAAATATGTCTTTCTAGTCCAATCTTGATTCTAGAAATATGCAGTCAGCTTTCCTGAGAATCCTAAGATTAAAGAAATTCACTGATAACAGCACTTAATAGTACAAACTCACAGTATCCATGGCAACATTATACTTTGTGTTCCAGTAAAAGCGAATGAGTTCACCCAAGGGAAGACTATGAATGTGCCATTTCCTGTCTCTCATCCTTTCTCAATTTTTTACAGTCCCTCAATATCTACCTTTGCTTCTTcccatttgtctgtgtgtgtgtgagtgagtctgtgcACCATTTGCAGCACTATAATTTACTATTAGATAGTTAGTGAGAATAAGTCAAATAAATGTGCAGGTAAAAGTTTAGAAAACAAGACCTTTTGCAAAATATTACCTTTTCGCAGAAAGGGGGAGTTAAAAAATGATGCCAGGGGCAAATTCTATATGTTTGCTTAGCTTATCAGCAAGAATAAGAATAGGACTAGTCACATAAACCAAATCAGCCCATGAAAGCCTCTAAATATAACTTAATaacatgttacatgtcatttattttagtcTTTTCCAGGTGCAAAATGGAGAAGTTGTGCTTAAATAGGGAGTTGTGCATCAGACTGGGAGTAATGGCATGTTGATTTAATGTCAGCAAAAATATCTCCTCCAGTCTCATTTTCAGTCTTTCCGTATTAGTGCTGAGTACTCCGTTGTAATAGTCCTTTCCATCTAACTCTCAACGAGAAAGGGAAAAAGACTTTCTATATTGACTTTTTTCACATATggctgtgagtgttttttttttcaataattgaaaCAAGTTATGTGGTTTTTCAAcatcttaaaatgtgaatatattttgtttctttgctccatataacagagAAGTCTttacaacaaaatcattttggtttgtggacaaacaattcgggaaacactgatgttcctacattttctgacattttatggaccaaacgaaaTGAATTtattaatgaagaaaacaacCAACAGATCCATCAATTATgacatataataatattataataataataataatataatttcacACCAAATTTACTTATTATATTAACACACTGCTTCCTTTGTAGCATCTGTCGACGTTCATCATGGATAAAAGAGATGCCATTACCACAGTGGACGATGCCATTAAGAAACTGGCTCTTCTAGATTCAAAGGACAAAATATGGACACAAGAGATGCTCCTTCAGGTCACTGACAAGGCGGTGAGACTGCTGGACTGTGACACACAGGTAACAGCTCGACACATgtcaacacatcacacacattcaATAACAAAATTCACTTTCAATTGACTGTGTTCTTAATATTTGATCTCCATCCCCTGTAGGAAGAGTTGGAGAACTTCCCTCTCCCCACCATTCAAATGTGTCAGGCGGTGCTGAACCAGACCCGTTAcccctctgtgctgctgcttgtatgCCAGGACAATGAGCAGCACAAACCTGACATCCACTTCTTCCACTGTGACGAAGTAGAGGTACGTCTCAGTTGGACTGTTAAAGGCTTGGCTCACTTTGCATCCTTTATTGTCCACGCACGATTGGCCTGCTTTGTGTTTATGCCATTCATAAAAGCATTGGGTCCGATTTCAATTCTgctagagtgtgtgtgtgtgtgtgtgtgtgtgtgtgtgttttgcatgtatccttttacattttttcctgCTTGTCCAGAGGTTTTTGTGAAAGGACAAATTCGCTGTTAAAATTGTGCCGTGTACTTGACATTGTATATCACTCCCTATAGTTCAGGAAAAAGcaatgtctgtttatttttggcAGTGGTCGGGGCTTTGTGGCATAGATCACCATAGGAGGATAGAAAAAGATCAATATTCTTCTTGTTTGTAAACTTGAGCATTATTTTTTACCTTGTTGCTCCTCATACTATTTCTCAAAATagtcattgtaaaaaaaaaaaaggcttaaatTTGCTTTAGATAAGCAAACGCTATAAGATAAAATTTATTTTGTAGATTTGGTATGCATGGTCAGTTGAAAAATTTGAAATGGTTTCATTCTTAGCATAtcaatgttttattgtctttattagTGTGGATCAGGaactattttatattttacattgaTTATACATGTACATTGATAAGATTGTGATCTTATGATGTCGTATAATGAGAGATAACGAGGTGATGTCTCACTGCTGGAGTGTTGCGTTGTCCCATTTTTTAAGACAGACTTAAAGGTACTCTCTCTGACAAACAATGAAAGTTGAATTTAGTGACAACCAATCAATAGGTAACCCCAGAAAAAGACAGTATTACACTAACTATTGTCGGGAAACTGCACAGCGATGTATAAACACTATTGTAATAGAACACACTTTGACTCCCTGTGTTCCTCTCTGTCGTCAGGCTGAGATGGTTCATGAAGATATAGACAGTGCCATTGGGGACAACAAGCATGGAAAGAAAATGAGGCTTCAGACTCTGAGGTGAGAACACATATTGAAAAGGGTGACTCTAAACTGCACTTCGAAGTGGATGCTGAAAGTCTTGATGCCTCCTTCTGATCTTCCAGGGTGAATCAGGAGAAAATGAAGCACCACAGGGAAACCATTCTCCCCCCGTCGTCCCCGTCGGCCCCTTCGGCCCCATCACCTGCTCCGAAAGGGCGTGTGGCTGCCCCAGACACACGGAGTAAGTGTAGTCTCACTCTATACCTTTCAATATCAGcctccatgtttttttatgatacacttttgtgtgtttgactgtaGACAGACTAGCCTCCGGACAACATGACACAGAGTCACAAGAAAACCTGGCCCAGCGCATTGAGAGGGACGTGGTGAGTGGTTGTATCCATTATGTTACATTTCACAGCTCATCTCACAATCACGAAATGCTCCCTTTTTGACTAAATCCCAGGATTTGTCCCCTTCAGCAAATTCTCAACTGTGCCCTGGATGACATAGAGATCTTTGTGGCACGGCTGCAAAAGGCAGCAGAGGCCTTTTCCCAGCTCAACCAGCGCAACAAGAgtaagaagaacaagaagaaaggACCAGCAGGTCTGTCTCCCTTTCTTCTGATGTGGTGGCAACAAATGCAGTGACAATATATTCATATTGTTCACCTTATTGTGTTTATGTCTctttgtgtcctgtgtcctgGGACATCATTTATGTGTGGTAGTAGAGGCTGGTTTGTAATACAATATGCATTTTATGATGCAATGTTACTCTTCATTCCCAtagagtgtgtgtatttgtggtATCACTTTGTTGTTATCCCCACACTGTCTGAATGACTTGACTGACATGCTTTTGCCTGACTGTCATGCAATAATGACAGgtaaacttttattttgcatGGTGTACTTACGTGGTATGACATacgtttgtatgtgtatgtccACTTGTGTGGGGAAAACACATGGTCAGTGAAAGTGTTATTTATCCAGACATGAGGAAGCTTCAGAAACATGTACTTCTTCTATTTAGAGGATGCATTTCTCAACTTTGGATTCACTCAAGTGTATAGTGTCATATAGAACACCATTTTGTTATTGATATGCTTTATAACATATTTATAAGAAAAGAGCCAATTGGTAGGAGATATGTCATATGATATGcttttacagtatataaagtatataaatacCATTTAATCATACTTTGGGAACTTCTGAGTCACAGGTTGAGAAACCCTGATGGAACACATCCTTTCTTGAGCTTTTACTTTCTGGCTGTGGTGAAATGTATCTTGTTCAATAACTAACCGTGAGTTGACAACCTTTGTTTCATAAGCAACAGTAAAGATGAAACACGAAAACACTTAGGGCTATGATTTTGAACTTTGGCCAGAAAGTAAAACCTGTGTCCTTTTATACAATCGTCCTGTCTGGTGAGTTGGTAACTCATGCCTCTGTGTGTGGTCATTGTTGGTGTGGTTGTTTACAGTGGGCATGCTGACCCTACGAGCCAAACCCCCCAGTGAAGCAGAGTTCATTGACAGCCTGCAGAAACTGAAGCTGGCCTTGAACCTCTTGGTGAGATATCACAGCACAGATCTCCTGTCTATGTCGTGTTCTTCAGCTGCCCCTCTCTGCAGTACATTCTCAGTGTGTCTCTTTCACTGCTCCCCCTGCAGGCCAAATTGAAGAAACACATACAGAATCCAAGTGCGTCTGAGCTGGTTCATTTCCTCTTTGGCCCACTGGAGCTGGTAAGACCTAAACTCCTGTGCCGCTATATTTGATGTCAAGTGGATTAATTCATGCCCTCAGTGTTGACACAGCACCACAGATATGTGTGTTAATAATAGCTTGATTCTTTTAAATTGACATAATGAGAGAAGCCAACAGTTTGCTTTGGTGTATCAGACATTCCTCATGTTCCTTTTTATGGCACCACATCTACTCCACCACATCTAACCTCTTACCAGACTGGAGCGACATGGCTTTCAGCCCTGACATACTGGAGGTGCAGCTGCACTTACATAATGTTGCAATGTGCAGCCACACCTTCGATACTGCTCGTTAGAAACACAGAGCAGTGATCGAGCTCTACATTGAGATGGTGCAGTAACCTCTGGACACTCTAGATTTGCCTGATAAGTTGTAGATACGTACACTAAAAGTGGTGCCACGGAggtcacctgtcctcaacaacAGTTAGAAATATGGAGCAGCTACAGCCAACATCTGTCCTCAATGCCTTATAAATAAGACACCTCAAGTCTGTTTATTATCATATATTTAACTGTTCATTTCCAAATTAGactttttatttgataatgAACACAGTTTAATTTCCTATATTAAATCGAGAGCTAACGATGGACTTTGGATAGTGGATATTGTGGCTTCAAGCATCAAAAACTGTCAAGTATCGACAGTGGTGTAAGATGCATGCTTAGTTTACTTACTCTTTGTGGAAAATTCCGACTAAAACCAACAAGTGCTGGCACTAAAACTCAGGCATCATTAGCTATGTCACAAAAAATGTCTCCCTGcatacaaaaatattttttttctatctatGAATGTTTGCACAGGTGCTGCAGAGCTGTGGGAGTCCTGAACTGGCACGTTCAATCATCTCGCCTCACCTTTCCAGAGATGCCGTTGAGTTCCTGCGCGGACACCTCAGCCCCAAAGAATTGACTATGTTTGAGCTGCTGGGGGAGGGATGGACCAAACCCAGGTACATGCGCATTACTGTGGACTCagtctgtttatgtttatgtttagcTTCAAAGCAATCTTTGAAAATACCTTACACTCCTGCTGTTCCTACAGAGCAGAGTGGCCCAGGGATCAGTGTGCTCCTCCTTACTATCCAAAGTTCCGTAATGGCTGGGAGCCACCAGCAGACTTCTTCCAGACAGCGCCATGGGAAACAGAGGACTCCATGGGGCCACTGCATTCCCCCACCAGCCCTGATTACAGGAAGCCCACAGCAGAGGAGGTAAAAGTTAGATTAAATCATAACTGTCTGAAAATCACTCATCATTACAGaagattttaatatttcatctgtcttttttacagttttttggAACTCATTCCTCCAGCTCATCAAACGGGTGTGTACGCCTTTCACACACTTTCCAATCTCcttcacacaacaaacaatCATGTCACACTGTGCTATCTTAACAGGTCTTACGGGAGGTCGAAATATGCCAAAATTCGCTACCACTTTGTAGCCAGGAATGCCACCGAGCTGTCAGTGCTGCAGGATGAAATCCTTGAGGTAAAAACGtttttgaatacatttgcatatttcaaGTGATTGTGCTGGTCACTGAGAGGGACTCTTAGACTAGACATACACTGTTACTGAGTTAAGTAGTCTTTGTCAGTGCTGTGGAGTGAGATGTCGAGTCTTTCTCACAGGTGATCGAGACTGACAAACAGTGGTGGAAGCTAAGGAATCGCAGTGGGCAGGCTGGCTACGTCCCTTATAACCTCCTGGATGTGGTGAAGATCGAGGAGCCAGAAAGcgtcttcagccaggtaacctgcagcacatactgtattgtgcattaacattattacattCTTGATGATCACCTATAGAACTTAATTAGGGTctatgataatgatgatgacgcCTCCCTTTTTTCTCACAGTAAGAGCACAACACGTGCAGCGTTACATTCTGCATATTTTGTTGCAGCTTGGTGTATTTTTCCCCTCAGGCAACCACTCAAACCAAACGATTGACATTAAAGTGTcataaaacatttcacattctcACTCTTGCAGCAGTGTTAAGTAATTATGCAGACACCAGTTTGTCTGCTCTCATGAGAACGAGTCGATTAGAATGCAATTTAGCTGAAGGATGTGTTTGTCGTTCAGCTGTGCACAAACCAGATTTCTTGTAATTGCTTTCATGCATTTCACCTACAAGTTATTATCTTTATCTCAGCCACTCAAACGAGAACATACTGCATAGAAATTGATTCTGGTAAATGTAATCAATTGCTGATTTGTGTAATTTAAAGAGACAAGTAAAATAGATTATGGTGCATTGGCTGATAACACATCTACTGTAGTGTATATAGGTCATGATTAAGAGGGGAATTAGTAACTAAAttagtaattaaaataaatataatgaaaataatttttaatAATGTACACACATAGTTTTTAATTAACTATATAATGTATACAATCCCTGTAGAGTTACAGCTTTGTGTACTAACTTTGTTGGTTGTTCACACATTCTCACTGAAAACCCTGAATTCCTCCAAAAAACCCACAATACTCTACGATAGTTTTACTGCATCTAGTACTGCATGTAGCTTCCCTTCCTGGGGTGAaatacctgcacacacatattttccTTTTGGCTCTCGGGCAAAAATGTATCTGACAGAATgagaattaaaaacagaattctAAAATCAGCTGAGGTTCTTCCatgaacttgttttgttttttgtctccgTGTGTACAACAGGACTACAGGATGTCCCCTCCTGGTCCTATGAGTCCTCTGGAAGGATTTAACCACGGcatacacaaagacaaacgTGAGTCAAACAAAGTCCGATTTAGGAATCACAGATTTATGACTGCTCTGGTTCTGATGTCTGTTACCACCCTGTTTCTAACCTGCAGTGATGGATGAAGTAAACACTGAGTTATTAACAAAGATCACCGCTAGCAAAAGCCAACCACCGCCGAGGAAATTTCGTGTGGAGCGACCTTCTGGTGCCCATATACCGCTCACCTATGACTCTAAGCCAGAGCAGGTGATCACATGGCTCAGCGCAAATGGTTTCTCAAAACCGTAAGTCGCCCATGACAATCAACAGTCCTTCAAATCAAAACACCTTAAAGAGTAACTTGGCCAGGAAAATTTGCTGACCTCCAGCACCTTAGCTCCTCCTCTTGCACTGTGTAGGAGGCAGGCTTAAAACTTTAAGTTGCATGTTACTGCTGAATACTTCCCACCTTCCTTTCCAAGTAATGTAGGAGAATCTATGgtatcattaaaactcaaaaaaaattttagtttagtttgctCCTAGTGTAAAATAAAGGGCTCATTCTGtggtaatgataataataattgaggTGAtagtttactttaaaaaaaaccccaccagtttaattatattatactaATGGAAATTATTTCACCTAATTCTCCTACACTAGACCCATCAAGGCTTTTTTACACTGTGTGTTATACATTGTTTATATATCGTCAGTCAGTCTGTAGCTGCTTCTTCTGATCAGAGGAAACAATGTCAACATCTATTTGATGTGTTGTCTAGTTCTTCCAACGTGATTCTGAGTGAAATATCTGTCTGAAACCAGTTGgttttgtcattatcattacTTTTATGATTATCatagagtttatttatttgtattgcatgTTAAATGTCATGCCGCCAATGGATTCTGATGACCTGTTAGGCTCAGTATTACATTAATTCATGAGGCCCCTGCATCTAAGAGAACTCCATGGAAGAGGACATGTACATAGTGTAACATAAAG contains the following coding sequences:
- the LOC122760509 gene encoding epidermal growth factor receptor kinase substrate 8-like protein 2 isoform X3 — its product is MWTWEQRKKYSNSNFIMQETSQYHVEHLSTFIMDKRDAITTVDDAIKKLALLDSKDKIWTQEMLLQVTDKAVRLLDCDTQEELENFPLPTIQMCQAVLNQTRYPSVLLLVCQDNEQHKPDIHFFHCDEVEAEMVHEDIDSAIGDNKHGKKMRLQTLRVNQEKMKHHRETILPPSSPSAPSAPSPAPKGRVAAPDTRNRLASGQHDTESQENLAQRIERDVQILNCALDDIEIFVARLQKAAEAFSQLNQRNKSKKNKKKGPAVGMLTLRAKPPSEAEFIDSLQKLKLALNLLAKLKKHIQNPSASELVHFLFGPLELVLQSCGSPELARSIISPHLSRDAVEFLRGHLSPKELTMFELLGEGWTKPRAEWPRDQCAPPYYPKFRNGWEPPADFFQTAPWETEDSMGPLHSPTSPDYRKPTAEEFFGTHSSSSSNGSYGRSKYAKIRYHFVARNATELSVLQDEILEVIETDKQWWKLRNRSGQAGYVPYNLLDVVKIEEPESVFSQDYRMSPPGPMSPLEGFNHGIHKDKLMDEVNTELLTKITASKSQPPPRKFRVERPSGAHIPLTYDSKPEQVITWLSANGFSKPTVDCLGILTGAQLFSLNKEELKAVCGNEGGRVYSQVTVQKTQLEKSSGDSELQEVMKKRQERIDSGSKD
- the LOC122760509 gene encoding epidermal growth factor receptor kinase substrate 8-like protein 2 isoform X2, which encodes MSVPGSPSRQTNGVARSDSKLSAKALYEQRKKYSNSNFIMQETSQYHVEHLSTFIMDKRDAITTVDDAIKKLALLDSKDKIWTQEMLLQVTDKAVRLLDCDTQEELENFPLPTIQMCQAVLNQTRYPSVLLLVCQDNEQHKPDIHFFHCDEVEAEMVHEDIDSAIGDNKHGKKMRLQTLRVNQEKMKHHRETILPPSSPSAPSAPSPAPKGRVAAPDTRNRLASGQHDTESQENLAQRIERDVQILNCALDDIEIFVARLQKAAEAFSQLNQRNKSKKNKKKGPAVGMLTLRAKPPSEAEFIDSLQKLKLALNLLAKLKKHIQNPSASELVHFLFGPLELVLQSCGSPELARSIISPHLSRDAVEFLRGHLSPKELTMFELLGEGWTKPRAEWPRDQCAPPYYPKFRNGWEPPADFFQTAPWETEDSMGPLHSPTSPDYRKPTAEEFFGTHSSSSSNGSYGRSKYAKIRYHFVARNATELSVLQDEILEVIETDKQWWKLRNRSGQAGYVPYNLLDVVKIEEPESVFSQDYRMSPPGPMSPLEGFNHGIHKDKLMDEVNTELLTKITASKSQPPPRKFRVERPSGAHIPLTYDSKPEQVITWLSANGFSKPTVDCLGILTGAQLFSLNKEELKAVCGNEGGRVYSQVTVQKTQLEKSSGDSELQEVMKKRQERIDSGSKD
- the LOC122760509 gene encoding epidermal growth factor receptor kinase substrate 8-like protein 2 isoform X1; this translates as MKGAKRNPVSSSSCHCSGVARSDSKLSAKALYEQRKKYSNSNFIMQETSQYHVEHLSTFIMDKRDAITTVDDAIKKLALLDSKDKIWTQEMLLQVTDKAVRLLDCDTQEELENFPLPTIQMCQAVLNQTRYPSVLLLVCQDNEQHKPDIHFFHCDEVEAEMVHEDIDSAIGDNKHGKKMRLQTLRVNQEKMKHHRETILPPSSPSAPSAPSPAPKGRVAAPDTRNRLASGQHDTESQENLAQRIERDVQILNCALDDIEIFVARLQKAAEAFSQLNQRNKSKKNKKKGPAVGMLTLRAKPPSEAEFIDSLQKLKLALNLLAKLKKHIQNPSASELVHFLFGPLELVLQSCGSPELARSIISPHLSRDAVEFLRGHLSPKELTMFELLGEGWTKPRAEWPRDQCAPPYYPKFRNGWEPPADFFQTAPWETEDSMGPLHSPTSPDYRKPTAEEFFGTHSSSSSNGSYGRSKYAKIRYHFVARNATELSVLQDEILEVIETDKQWWKLRNRSGQAGYVPYNLLDVVKIEEPESVFSQDYRMSPPGPMSPLEGFNHGIHKDKLMDEVNTELLTKITASKSQPPPRKFRVERPSGAHIPLTYDSKPEQVITWLSANGFSKPTVDCLGILTGAQLFSLNKEELKAVCGNEGGRVYSQVTVQKTQLEKSSGDSELQEVMKKRQERIDSGSKD